The following proteins come from a genomic window of Ferrovibrio sp. MS7:
- a CDS encoding MaoC/PaaZ C-terminal domain-containing protein, with translation MSEQKPAPRGRYFEDFTIGEVLYTGQRTVTSTDIVNFACLSGDFNDVHTNFEYARNTPFGEPIAHGPLVFAVAAGLNYASGINDGTLIALLGIDKWRMKLPVKHGDTIRVRTTVTAKKETSQPDRGVVTFARAFLNQRNEEVQEMEVTIMYKRRPR, from the coding sequence ATGAGCGAACAGAAGCCGGCGCCGCGTGGGCGCTATTTCGAGGATTTCACCATCGGCGAGGTGCTCTATACCGGCCAGCGCACGGTGACTTCCACGGATATCGTGAATTTCGCCTGCCTGTCCGGCGACTTCAACGACGTGCATACCAATTTCGAATATGCCAGGAACACGCCGTTCGGCGAGCCCATCGCCCATGGCCCGCTGGTCTTCGCGGTTGCCGCCGGCCTGAACTACGCTTCCGGCATCAATGACGGCACGCTGATCGCGCTGCTCGGCATCGACAAGTGGCGCATGAAGCTGCCGGTGAAGCATGGCGACACGATCCGCGTGCGCACCACGGTTACCGCCAAGAAGGAGACCAGCCAGCCGGATCGCGGCGTGGTCACTTTCGCCCGCGCCTTCCTCAATCAGCGCAATGAGGAAGTGCAGGAAATGGAAGTCACCATCATGTACAAGCGGCGCCCGCGCTGA
- a CDS encoding acyl-CoA dehydrogenase family protein, translating into MPLFNDFGFTDEQKMMRRSLLALAEKHLPNEKIRELDNTAGWPTEAYQAMARDGWLGLPYPEEYGGLGGGYKDIAVLLETLSYHYACLGTTYMTSVIYAGLQLLHNGSEYLKRQYMMPMIKGEIYIAFALTEPQTGSDAAAIKTYAVRDGDDYIIRGQKWFITSAHVADYIVLVVKTDPDAQPAYNGFSMFLVDAKAPGVTIRPIETLGRHTTHTNQIFFDEVRVPACNLIGEENKGWRKLMRGLNLERMSIAACGAGNAQKAIDIAQNYAMERVQFGQAISSHQVIQHKLADMRIKAEVARLVTYRTAEMLDAGYDARMETAICKLVATDNDFDCANIGMQIMGGAGYSMEHDMQRLFRDSRLGPIGGGSNEIQRNIIAKLMGL; encoded by the coding sequence ATGCCTTTATTTAACGATTTCGGCTTCACTGACGAGCAGAAGATGATGCGCCGCAGCCTGCTGGCGCTGGCCGAAAAGCATTTGCCGAACGAGAAGATTCGCGAACTCGACAATACCGCCGGCTGGCCCACCGAGGCCTATCAGGCGATGGCCCGCGATGGCTGGCTCGGCCTGCCTTATCCCGAGGAATATGGCGGCCTCGGCGGCGGCTACAAGGATATCGCGGTGCTGCTGGAAACGCTGTCCTATCATTATGCCTGCCTCGGCACCACGTATATGACCAGCGTGATCTATGCCGGTCTGCAATTGCTGCATAACGGCAGCGAGTATCTCAAGCGGCAATACATGATGCCGATGATCAAGGGCGAGATCTACATCGCCTTCGCGCTGACCGAGCCGCAGACTGGTTCGGATGCCGCCGCGATCAAGACCTACGCTGTGCGCGATGGCGACGACTACATCATCCGCGGTCAGAAATGGTTCATCACCTCGGCCCATGTCGCCGACTATATCGTGCTGGTGGTGAAGACCGATCCCGATGCGCAGCCGGCCTATAACGGCTTCAGCATGTTCCTGGTCGATGCCAAGGCGCCGGGCGTCACCATCCGCCCGATCGAGACCCTGGGCCGCCACACCACCCATACCAACCAGATCTTCTTCGACGAAGTGCGGGTGCCGGCCTGCAATCTGATCGGCGAGGAGAACAAGGGCTGGCGCAAGCTGATGCGCGGTCTCAATCTCGAACGCATGAGCATCGCCGCCTGTGGCGCCGGCAATGCCCAGAAGGCCATCGATATCGCGCAGAACTATGCCATGGAGCGCGTGCAGTTCGGCCAGGCGATCAGCAGTCATCAGGTGATCCAGCACAAGCTGGCCGATATGCGGATCAAGGCCGAGGTGGCGCGCCTGGTCACCTACCGCACGGCGGAAATGCTCGATGCCGGTTATGATGCGCGGATGGAAACCGCCATCTGCAAGCTGGTTGCCACCGATAACGATTTTGACTGTGCCAATATTGGCATGCAGATCATGGGTGGCGCCGGCTATTCCATGGAGCATGACATGCAGCGCCTGTTCCGCGATTCGCGGCTTGGGCCGATCGGCGGCGGCAGCAACGAAATCCAGCGCAATATCATCGCCAAGCTGATGGGCCTATAA
- a CDS encoding MaoC family dehydratase, whose product MLNPASLTPISLTVGQRLERPGPALTQWSFTTFGRLHGTDAPIHTDPEYAAKTPFGGTIAHGMMLLAVFESWLCDLFGAAAWDNGANFRAKLLNTVKAGEPTTYSLEVTGRDATGITLALALHSGERLLAIGEARLAWPGGEP is encoded by the coding sequence ATGCTGAACCCCGCCAGCCTCACCCCCATCAGCCTCACGGTCGGCCAGCGCCTGGAGCGCCCTGGCCCAGCGCTTACCCAGTGGAGCTTCACCACATTCGGCCGCCTGCATGGCACCGATGCGCCAATCCATACCGATCCGGAATACGCAGCGAAAACACCGTTCGGCGGCACCATCGCCCATGGCATGATGCTGCTGGCGGTATTCGAATCCTGGCTCTGCGACCTGTTTGGTGCTGCCGCCTGGGATAATGGTGCCAATTTCCGCGCCAAGCTGCTCAACACCGTGAAGGCCGGCGAGCCGACCACCTACAGCCTGGAAGTGACCGGCCGCGATGCCACCGGCATTACCCTGGCACTGGCGCTGCATAGCGGCGAGCGCCTGCTGGCCATCGGCGAGGCACGGCTGGCATGGCCGGGAGGCGAACCATGA
- a CDS encoding acetate--CoA ligase family protein — MMKANLPRLMRPRSVAVIGASENATRIGGRPIRYLLDAGFEGPIYPVNPNYQTVQGLTAYASLRDVPGPVDMAIIALPAVPAMAAIRDCAAKQVGGAVLFSADFAEAGAEGRTRQDELSRILRDAGIALLGPNCLGAFNVAHRFYASFSAIFESGFPQGGDAGIISQSGGFGSHLAKIALQRGVKVGQWLTTGNEAGIDVGMGIEWLASQPDIRIIMAYAEGVHARETLVDGLEAARRAGKPVLFMKSGTSAVGAAAAQTHTAAMSGSDAVFSGMLEQYGAVRIPHTEAMVDAAYLLQRAPRPRGNRVGLISISGAVGVQMADTAAQCGLEVPPLPDAAQAALKAINPYAATRNPVDVTAQAFNNLDLVRDNLDVVLRQEGLDALVAFFTVTAGSKSIAPKLSQILSPLPHQYPDKPMVLCIVADTETVARYEAAGFAVFEDQYRAVSALGVMARLRPAPEPTLPTPDFAAATAALRRHDGTEFSGKAVLAALGINVPKGGVASDSGRAVGIALEAGLPVAVKIHSATILHKSDIGGVALNLATPDAVAAAASGMLDRFGGAVLVEKMAPKAAEVILGFQHDAELGPIAMIGIGGVQAEIYQDVACRLAPVSAAEALRALQSLRGRRIFEGFRGLPAADLPALAAMIERLSLFFAAHAAEIDSLEINPVRVLAPGQGAIACDAVLLRR; from the coding sequence ATGATGAAAGCCAATCTGCCGCGCCTGATGCGGCCGCGCTCGGTGGCGGTGATCGGCGCCTCCGAGAATGCCACGCGCATCGGCGGCCGGCCGATCCGCTACCTGCTGGATGCCGGCTTTGAAGGCCCGATCTATCCGGTGAATCCGAATTACCAGACCGTGCAGGGCCTCACCGCCTATGCCTCGCTGCGCGATGTGCCGGGCCCGGTCGACATGGCGATCATCGCGCTGCCCGCCGTGCCGGCTATGGCGGCGATCCGCGATTGCGCCGCGAAACAGGTGGGGGGTGCTGTACTGTTCAGCGCCGATTTCGCCGAGGCCGGCGCAGAAGGCCGTACGCGGCAGGATGAGCTGAGCCGCATCCTGCGCGACGCCGGCATCGCGCTGCTGGGGCCGAACTGCCTCGGCGCCTTCAATGTCGCGCACCGTTTCTATGCCAGTTTCTCCGCGATCTTTGAGAGCGGCTTTCCGCAAGGTGGCGATGCTGGCATCATCAGCCAGAGCGGCGGCTTCGGCAGCCATCTGGCGAAAATCGCGTTGCAGCGCGGCGTCAAGGTCGGGCAATGGCTCACCACCGGCAATGAAGCCGGCATCGATGTCGGCATGGGCATCGAATGGCTGGCCAGCCAGCCCGATATCCGCATCATCATGGCCTATGCCGAGGGCGTGCATGCGCGCGAGACCCTGGTGGATGGCCTGGAAGCGGCACGCCGCGCTGGCAAGCCGGTGCTGTTCATGAAATCCGGCACCAGCGCTGTGGGTGCGGCGGCGGCGCAGACCCACACGGCGGCGATGAGCGGCAGCGACGCGGTGTTCAGCGGCATGCTGGAACAATATGGCGCGGTGCGCATCCCGCATACCGAGGCGATGGTGGATGCCGCCTACCTGCTGCAGCGCGCGCCGCGCCCGCGCGGCAACCGCGTCGGCCTGATCAGCATTTCCGGCGCCGTCGGCGTGCAGATGGCCGATACCGCCGCGCAATGCGGCCTGGAGGTGCCGCCGTTGCCCGATGCAGCCCAGGCCGCGCTCAAGGCGATCAATCCTTATGCCGCAACGCGCAATCCGGTGGATGTGACGGCGCAGGCTTTCAACAATCTCGATCTGGTGCGCGACAATCTGGATGTGGTGCTGCGCCAGGAGGGGCTGGATGCCCTGGTTGCCTTCTTCACCGTCACCGCCGGCTCCAAAAGCATCGCGCCGAAACTGTCACAGATTCTCTCGCCGCTGCCGCACCAATATCCCGACAAGCCGATGGTGCTGTGCATCGTTGCCGATACGGAAACCGTGGCGCGCTATGAAGCCGCCGGCTTCGCGGTATTCGAGGACCAGTATCGTGCGGTGAGCGCGCTGGGTGTGATGGCGCGGCTGCGGCCCGCACCCGAACCGACGCTACCCACGCCCGATTTCGCGGCGGCAACGGCTGCCCTGCGCCGCCATGACGGCACCGAATTCTCCGGCAAGGCGGTGCTGGCGGCACTCGGAATCAATGTACCGAAGGGCGGCGTTGCCAGCGATAGCGGCCGCGCTGTAGGCATCGCGCTGGAAGCCGGCTTGCCGGTGGCGGTGAAAATCCACAGCGCCACGATCCTGCATAAGAGCGATATCGGCGGCGTGGCGCTCAATCTCGCCACGCCCGATGCCGTGGCGGCGGCGGCCTCCGGCATGCTCGACCGTTTCGGCGGTGCCGTGCTGGTGGAAAAGATGGCGCCGAAAGCCGCGGAAGTGATTCTGGGTTTCCAGCATGACGCCGAACTCGGCCCCATCGCCATGATCGGCATCGGCGGTGTGCAGGCGGAAATCTACCAGGATGTCGCCTGCCGGCTGGCGCCAGTGAGTGCGGCGGAAGCCTTGCGCGCATTGCAAAGCCTGCGCGGTCGGCGGATTTTCGAGGGCTTCCGTGGCCTGCCGGCGGCCGACCTGCCGGCATTGGCCGCGATGATCGAGCGCCTGTCGCTATTCTTCGCCGCCCATGCCGCCGAGATCGACTCGCTGGAGATCAACCCGGTGCGCGTGCTGGCGCCGGGCCAGGGCGCCATCGCCTGCGACGCCGTGCTGCTGCGGCGCTAG
- a CDS encoding GntR family transcriptional regulator produces MSSILTNQVQRQSLVDTVTERLEAAIVAGELEPGRRISEQALASALGVSRGPLREAIRRLEGRRLLERTPNIGVRVANISIHDLKQLLEVREALEGMACRLAATEMTDSDIEELKNLLSEHERQKGLQGGTGYYQNPKDEDFHFCIAKGSRNKWLTEMLCDGLYDLLRVYRFKSSTRTGRAQQALNEHKAIVEAIASRDPDMAEAAMRRHLRNARAHIDVREAQDKLVDNEQGNDAAKIVKVLSKI; encoded by the coding sequence ATGAGCAGTATTCTGACCAATCAGGTTCAGCGGCAATCGCTGGTGGATACCGTGACCGAACGGTTGGAAGCCGCCATCGTTGCCGGCGAGCTTGAGCCCGGCCGCCGCATCAGCGAGCAGGCGCTGGCCAGTGCGCTCGGCGTCAGCCGTGGCCCGCTGCGCGAGGCGATCCGCCGCCTGGAAGGCCGCCGCCTGCTGGAGCGCACGCCGAATATCGGTGTCCGCGTCGCCAATATCTCGATCCATGATCTGAAGCAGCTGCTGGAAGTGCGCGAGGCGCTGGAAGGCATGGCCTGCCGCCTTGCCGCCACCGAGATGACCGATAGCGATATCGAGGAACTGAAGAACCTGCTCTCGGAGCATGAGCGGCAGAAGGGCCTGCAGGGCGGTACCGGTTATTACCAGAATCCGAAGGATGAGGATTTCCACTTCTGCATTGCCAAGGGCTCGCGCAACAAGTGGCTCACCGAGATGCTGTGCGATGGCCTCTACGACCTGCTTCGCGTCTACCGCTTCAAGTCCAGCACCCGCACCGGCCGCGCGCAGCAGGCGTTGAACGAGCACAAGGCCATCGTCGAGGCGATTGCCAGCCGCGATCCGGACATGGCCGAGGCGGCAATGCGCCGCCACCTGCGCAATGCCCGCGCCCATATCGATGTGCGCGAGGCGCAGGACAAGCTGGTGGATAACGAGCAAGGCAACGACGCCGCCAAGATCGTCAAGGTACTTTCGAAAATTTAA
- a CDS encoding 2-methylaconitate cis-trans isomerase PrpF family protein, whose translation MQRRLKAVFMRGGTSKALIFHQADLPARRDDWAPIFLAAIGSPDPNGRQLDGMGGGVSSLSKICIIGPPSRPDADIDYTFAQVSVDQAVVDYAGNCGNMSSAVGPFAIDEGIIRAPADGMVSVRVHNTNTSKIIVATFPVQGGMAAVDGDCEIDGVAGSGAPIRLDFLAPGGSKTGKLLPSGNAVDRLTLSDGSVIEASLIDAANPCIFVRAADLGLSGTETPSALEKDATLMQRLEAIRLAGSVAMGLTPDLAAAARMPSIPKIAAIAPSQAFTALSGRVYGAQETDILVRMISVGQPHRAVPITGGLCLAAACRVPGSLAEQMLRPDQSGPLRVGHPSGMLLVDAAAELRDGAAFVPQASLYRTARRLFQGEVLYRV comes from the coding sequence ATGCAGCGGCGGCTCAAGGCGGTTTTCATGCGCGGCGGTACATCCAAGGCGCTGATCTTCCACCAGGCCGACCTGCCGGCACGGCGCGACGACTGGGCGCCGATCTTTCTCGCCGCCATCGGTTCGCCGGATCCGAATGGGCGCCAGCTCGATGGCATGGGTGGCGGCGTCTCGTCGCTGTCCAAGATCTGCATCATCGGCCCGCCAAGCCGACCCGATGCCGATATCGACTACACCTTCGCCCAGGTATCGGTGGATCAGGCAGTGGTCGACTATGCCGGCAATTGCGGCAACATGTCGTCCGCGGTCGGTCCCTTCGCCATCGATGAAGGCATCATCCGCGCCCCGGCCGATGGCATGGTCAGCGTGCGTGTGCACAACACCAATACCAGCAAGATCATTGTCGCCACCTTCCCGGTGCAGGGCGGCATGGCGGCGGTGGATGGCGATTGCGAGATCGATGGCGTGGCCGGCAGCGGTGCGCCGATCCGTCTGGATTTTTTGGCGCCCGGCGGTTCCAAGACCGGCAAGCTGCTGCCGAGCGGCAATGCGGTGGATCGCCTGACCCTCTCGGATGGCAGTGTAATCGAGGCCAGCCTGATCGATGCCGCCAATCCCTGCATTTTCGTGCGTGCCGCGGATCTCGGCTTGAGTGGCACCGAAACCCCCTCGGCGCTCGAAAAGGATGCCACGCTGATGCAGCGGCTGGAGGCGATCCGGTTGGCCGGTTCCGTGGCCATGGGGCTGACGCCCGACCTGGCGGCGGCGGCGCGTATGCCCAGCATTCCGAAGATCGCCGCGATTGCGCCAAGCCAGGCATTCACCGCCCTGTCGGGTCGGGTCTATGGCGCCCAGGAAACCGATATCCTGGTGCGGATGATCTCGGTCGGCCAGCCGCACCGCGCGGTGCCGATCACCGGCGGGCTCTGCCTGGCGGCGGCCTGTCGGGTGCCAGGCAGCCTGGCGGAACAGATGCTGCGACCGGACCAGTCCGGGCCGCTGCGGGTCGGCCATCCCTCCGGCATGCTGCTGGTGGATGCGGCGGCGGAACTGCGCGACGGCGCTGCCTTCGTGCCGCAGGCCAGCCTTTACCGCACGGCACGCCGGCTGTTTCAGGGCGAGGTGTTATACCGGGTGTGA
- a CDS encoding GDP-mannose 4,6-dehydratase, whose amino-acid sequence MAYSVKDAVYLITGGASLIGSHIADVLLADGAREVRLFDNFSLGTPETIAHLLNDPRVKLIRGDILRLNELIDALQGVDGVFALAGFLTLPMSQNPSLGIAVNTSGLVNTLEACRIAKVRRIIFSSSVSTYGGSTADVITEETPFTMAGLPPASIMYGTSKIMGEGLCAQYARSHGLQFNALRFSSVYGERQHWRAVNAVFIAETCEKVRRGEAPVIVGDGSEVHDYIYVTDVAEACRDAMISQSCNHVLNICTSVDTTLTEVVSIVLDAYGAKNLKPVYQEDKRAVRSSAVDKLNFSRAKAEKEIGWKPKIDAKEGIRRYIAWRNAQS is encoded by the coding sequence GCGGTGCCAGCCTGATCGGCTCGCATATCGCCGATGTGCTGCTCGCCGATGGCGCGCGTGAGGTGCGGCTATTCGACAATTTCTCGCTCGGCACGCCCGAGACCATTGCGCATCTGCTGAATGATCCGCGCGTCAAGCTGATCCGTGGTGATATCCTGCGGCTGAACGAACTGATTGATGCGCTGCAGGGTGTCGATGGCGTCTTCGCGCTGGCCGGCTTCCTCACTTTGCCGATGTCGCAGAACCCGTCGCTCGGCATCGCGGTGAATACCAGCGGCCTGGTCAACACGCTGGAAGCCTGCCGCATTGCCAAGGTGCGCCGCATCATCTTCTCGTCCTCGGTTTCCACCTATGGCGGCTCCACCGCCGATGTCATCACCGAGGAAACCCCCTTCACCATGGCCGGCCTGCCGCCAGCCTCGATCATGTACGGCACCAGCAAGATCATGGGTGAGGGGCTCTGCGCGCAGTATGCCCGCAGCCATGGCCTGCAGTTCAATGCGCTGCGCTTCTCTTCTGTCTATGGCGAACGCCAGCATTGGCGCGCGGTGAATGCCGTGTTCATTGCCGAGACTTGCGAGAAGGTGCGGCGTGGCGAGGCGCCGGTGATCGTCGGCGATGGCAGCGAAGTGCATGACTATATCTATGTCACCGACGTGGCCGAGGCCTGCCGCGATGCCATGATCAGCCAGTCGTGCAATCATGTGCTGAATATCTGCACCAGTGTCGACACCACGCTGACCGAGGTGGTGTCCATCGTGCTGGATGCCTATGGCGCCAAGAATCTCAAGCCGGTCTACCAGGAAGACAAGCGCGCGGTGCGTTCCTCGGCGGTGGACAAGCTGAATTTCAGTCGCGCCAAGGCCGAGAAGGAAATCGGCTGGAAGCCGAAGATCGATGCCAAGGAAGGCATCCGGCGCTATATTGCCTGGCGCAACGCGCAAAGCTGA